One part of the Vogesella sp. LIG4 genome encodes these proteins:
- a CDS encoding methyl-accepting chemotaxis protein encodes MPTTTPKSLSLATRLGLLLSLALLLVLGGAGFLLSNWLGNRIEARAIATMQTTNQQVVDTIDAYARVLEDNARQSTRLLATGLPRPLRVDASGASAALYGGSQLLNDNNSLVDNYTQATGNVATLFVKNGSDFRRISSSVKQEDGRRAVGTSLAHESPAYALLSAGQPYTGPARLFGRDYMTHYQPISDDAGQVVGALFVGIDNTDGLKALQQKILSIKIGDTGYVYVLDARQRPGTMLIHPSAAGKNLLEKTDADGNTFIKTMLQQQNGQISYLWQDPGASEPRRKLATFQSYPHWGWLVATGAYQDELVREPRQMQLTMLLGTLLVLLALVAMLHFAMRRWVSRPLEQLVAVTRRIAAGDLTAQVDVDRGDEIGQVLAASNHMCSELRQLISEVNQGVGGLGRNAQNVSQLADDVAQSSSEQSAAVSAMAACVEEMTHSIGQVSQHAGSARELAVQSDQVSRSGEETVGRTVNTMREIAAASGDTARTVTQLGERSEQISRVVTVIRDIADQTNLLALNAAIEAARAGEMGRGFSVVADEVRQLAERTTQSTQEITGIVTRIQNEAQQAVDSMNSAALQVESGVRAASEAGDSLQDIRDGARQVEQAVVGIADALREQSTASMDIAHNVERVAQQADQNHHKARDASLAACEMTALAQQLRQAVARFTV; translated from the coding sequence ATGCCTACAACCACTCCCAAATCACTTTCCCTGGCGACCAGGCTCGGCCTGCTGCTGAGCCTGGCACTGCTGCTCGTCCTCGGCGGCGCCGGCTTCCTGCTCAGCAACTGGCTGGGCAACCGCATCGAAGCGCGCGCCATCGCCACCATGCAGACCACCAACCAGCAGGTGGTGGACACCATCGACGCCTATGCCCGCGTGCTGGAAGACAACGCCCGGCAGAGCACCCGCCTGCTGGCCACCGGCCTGCCGCGCCCGCTGCGCGTCGATGCCTCCGGCGCCAGCGCGGCGCTGTACGGCGGCAGCCAGCTGCTGAACGACAACAACAGCCTGGTGGACAACTACACCCAGGCCACCGGCAACGTCGCCACCCTGTTCGTGAAGAACGGCAGTGACTTCCGCCGCATCAGTTCCTCGGTGAAGCAGGAAGACGGCCGCCGCGCGGTGGGCACCTCGCTGGCGCACGAGAGCCCTGCCTACGCGCTGCTGTCTGCCGGCCAGCCGTATACCGGCCCGGCGCGCCTGTTCGGCCGCGACTACATGACCCACTACCAGCCGATCAGCGATGACGCCGGCCAGGTGGTGGGCGCGCTGTTCGTCGGCATCGACAACACCGACGGCCTGAAGGCGCTGCAGCAGAAGATCCTGTCGATCAAGATCGGCGATACCGGCTACGTCTACGTGCTGGATGCCCGCCAGCGGCCGGGCACCATGCTGATCCACCCGAGCGCCGCCGGCAAAAACCTGCTGGAAAAAACCGACGCCGACGGCAACACCTTCATCAAGACCATGCTGCAGCAGCAGAACGGCCAGATCAGCTACCTGTGGCAGGACCCGGGCGCCAGCGAACCGCGCCGCAAGCTGGCCACCTTCCAGAGCTACCCACACTGGGGCTGGCTGGTCGCCACCGGCGCCTACCAGGACGAACTGGTGCGCGAGCCGCGGCAAATGCAGCTGACCATGCTGCTGGGCACGCTGCTGGTGCTGCTGGCACTGGTGGCCATGCTGCACTTCGCCATGCGCCGCTGGGTCAGCCGCCCGCTGGAACAGCTGGTGGCGGTTACCCGCCGCATCGCCGCCGGCGACCTCACCGCGCAGGTCGACGTGGACCGTGGCGACGAGATCGGCCAGGTGCTGGCCGCCAGCAACCACATGTGCAGCGAGCTGCGCCAGCTGATCAGCGAGGTCAACCAGGGCGTGGGCGGCCTGGGCCGCAATGCGCAGAACGTGTCGCAACTGGCCGACGACGTGGCACAAAGCTCCAGCGAGCAAAGCGCCGCGGTATCGGCCATGGCCGCCTGCGTGGAGGAAATGACCCACAGCATCGGCCAGGTCAGCCAGCACGCCGGCAGCGCGCGCGAACTGGCGGTACAGTCCGACCAGGTATCGCGCAGCGGCGAGGAGACCGTTGGCCGCACGGTGAACACCATGCGCGAAATCGCCGCCGCCTCCGGTGACACCGCGCGCACCGTCACCCAGCTGGGCGAGCGCTCGGAGCAGATCAGCCGGGTGGTAACGGTGATCCGCGATATCGCCGACCAGACCAACCTGCTGGCGCTGAACGCCGCCATCGAAGCTGCCCGCGCCGGCGAAATGGGCCGCGGCTTCTCGGTGGTGGCCGACGAAGTGCGCCAGCTGGCCGAACGCACCACCCAGTCCACCCAGGAAATCACCGGCATCGTCACCCGCATCCAGAACGAGGCGCAGCAGGCGGTGGACAGCATGAACAGCGCCGCGCTGCAGGTAGAAAGCGGCGTGCGCGCCGCCAGCGAAGCCGGCGACAGCCTGCAAGACATCCGCGACGGCGCACGCCAGGTGGAGCAGGCGGTGGTGGGCATTGCCGACGCGCTGCGCGAGCAGAGCACCGCCAGCATGGACATCGCCCACAACGTGGAGCGGGTGGCGCAGCAGGCCGACCAGAACCACCACAAGGCCCGCGACGCCTCGCTGGCCGCCTGCGAAATGACCGCGCTGGCGCAGCAACTGCGCCAGGCCGTGGCGCGCTTCACGGTGTAG
- a CDS encoding LysR family transcriptional regulator — MDLGDLRIFQAVLQEGGVTAAARRLHRVQSNVTTRIRQLEDNLGVALFEREGKQLRPTPAARVLQGYAGRLLQLAEEAQQAVAGDTPAGSLRLGAMENTAAVRLPPLLADFHQRYPQVRLELRTAPTAPLIAAVLAGELDCALVCGPVDDVRLDSVPFSRENLVLISALGQRVAPDAGPYTLLAFDRGCAYRQRLERWLADSGCVADRLVELDSYHAMISCAASGMGLAMVPEALLAITPAAGNVAIHPLPPQLAVADTVLVRRHGQHAPAIDALAALLPGAAGG, encoded by the coding sequence ATGGACCTGGGCGATCTGCGCATTTTCCAGGCCGTGCTGCAGGAAGGCGGCGTGACTGCCGCTGCCCGCCGCCTGCACCGCGTGCAATCCAATGTCACCACCCGCATCCGCCAGCTGGAAGACAACCTGGGCGTGGCGCTGTTCGAACGCGAAGGCAAGCAGTTGCGGCCAACCCCGGCGGCGCGCGTGCTGCAAGGCTATGCCGGCCGCCTGCTGCAGCTGGCGGAAGAGGCGCAACAGGCGGTGGCCGGCGATACCCCGGCCGGCAGCCTGCGGCTGGGGGCGATGGAAAACACCGCCGCGGTGCGGCTGCCGCCCTTGCTGGCCGATTTCCACCAGCGCTACCCGCAGGTACGGCTGGAGCTGCGCACCGCCCCCACCGCGCCGCTGATCGCCGCGGTGCTGGCCGGCGAGCTGGACTGCGCGCTGGTATGCGGCCCGGTGGACGATGTACGGCTGGACAGCGTGCCGTTCAGCCGCGAAAACCTGGTGCTGATCAGCGCGCTGGGGCAGCGGGTGGCGCCGGATGCCGGCCCCTACACGCTGCTGGCCTTCGACCGCGGCTGCGCCTACCGCCAGCGGCTGGAGCGCTGGCTGGCCGACAGCGGCTGCGTGGCCGACCGCCTGGTGGAGCTGGATTCCTACCACGCCATGATCAGCTGCGCCGCCAGCGGCATGGGGCTGGCGATGGTGCCGGAAGCGCTGCTGGCCATCACCCCGGCCGCCGGCAACGTGGCCATCCACCCGCTGCCGCCACAGCTGGCGGTGGCCGATACCGTGCTGGTGCGCCGCCACGGCCAGCACGCGCCGGCCATCGATGCGCTGGCCGCCTTGCTGCCGGGCGCCGCCGGCGGCTGA
- a CDS encoding DMT family transporter — MATPSLRQGYLAAFSAVAIWSGFMLVARAGGHSGLTPYDLLGLRLAIASLLLCFLGLPPRESWRDGRLWLLAVIGCIGFCLLCYSAVQWVPAAHAALLIPGLQPFLMALLLLCTGQGWPQRRQGPGYLLMALGVLLLALPLLQGHAGSRQWLGDGMLLLASLLWAVYGLLARRWQLPAWQLTAFVTLASAVLYLPVYLLWLPKGLGQVSLATVAGLGLFHAVVPAIVGMLVYLRAVSVLGPARISALMALIPVLTGLLAVPALGEALSLPLAAALCSVSLGAWLVAREGLPAGRARLAATTFNKEQTCRT, encoded by the coding sequence ATGGCTACGCCTTCCCTGCGGCAGGGCTATCTTGCCGCCTTTTCCGCCGTCGCCATCTGGAGCGGTTTCATGCTGGTGGCCCGTGCCGGTGGCCACAGCGGCCTTACCCCGTACGATTTGCTGGGCCTGCGCCTGGCCATCGCCAGCCTGCTGTTGTGCTTTCTGGGGCTGCCGCCGCGCGAGAGCTGGCGCGACGGCCGGCTGTGGCTGCTGGCGGTGATCGGCTGCATCGGCTTCTGCCTGCTGTGCTACAGCGCGGTGCAGTGGGTGCCGGCAGCGCATGCCGCGCTGCTGATTCCCGGCCTGCAGCCCTTCCTGATGGCCTTGCTGCTGCTTTGCACCGGCCAGGGTTGGCCGCAGCGGCGGCAAGGCCCCGGCTACCTGCTGATGGCACTGGGCGTGCTGCTGCTGGCGCTGCCGCTGCTGCAGGGCCATGCCGGCAGCCGGCAATGGCTGGGCGACGGCATGCTGTTGCTGGCGTCGCTGTTATGGGCGGTATATGGTCTGCTGGCGCGGCGCTGGCAGCTGCCGGCCTGGCAGCTCACCGCCTTCGTCACCCTGGCCTCCGCCGTGCTGTACCTGCCGGTATACCTGCTGTGGCTGCCCAAGGGCCTGGGCCAGGTGTCGCTGGCTACCGTGGCCGGGCTGGGGCTGTTTCATGCCGTGGTACCGGCCATTGTCGGCATGCTGGTGTACCTGCGTGCGGTCAGCGTGCTGGGGCCGGCGCGCATCTCGGCGCTGATGGCGCTGATACCGGTGCTGACCGGCCTGCTGGCGGTGCCGGCACTGGGCGAGGCGCTGAGCCTGCCGCTGGCCGCCGCGCTGTGCAGCGTGTCGCTGGGCGCCTGGCTGGTGGCGCGCGAAGGGCTGCCCGCCGGCAGGGCAAGGTTGGCCGCAACGACTTTCAACAAGGAGCAGACATGCCGTACGTGA
- a CDS encoding 4-oxalocrotonate tautomerase family protein, producing the protein MPYVNIKITREGASSEQKAELIAGVTRLLQDVLGKNPATTVVVIDEVDTDNWGIGGESVSVRRARGS; encoded by the coding sequence ATGCCGTACGTGAACATCAAGATTACCCGCGAAGGCGCCAGCAGCGAGCAGAAGGCCGAGCTGATCGCCGGCGTCACCCGACTGCTGCAGGACGTGCTGGGCAAGAACCCGGCTACTACCGTGGTGGTGATCGACGAGGTGGATACCGACAACTGGGGCATAGGCGGCGAGAGTGTCTCCGTGCGCCGCGCGCGCGGCAGCTAG
- a CDS encoding transporter substrate-binding domain-containing protein, whose product MRLFFLLSLILLVPAPPAAAAETLRLVISDQAGMPYLTDTDKADGGLPGLAVELVQLAAQACDITLKIDRLPSLRSLQALRNGTEDAMLLLSYNPERAVYAHYPLRDGQPDGRYRLATLSYSFFVQRGSGISWDGKQLLGYDGKVGTDLGWSVVRDLAQLGIPVENAVGVETNLAKLRKGRIRVYAAQNILVDTYLKNSDDIVALSPPIATRDYFLPFNRLYAQYHPQVVHCLWQQIASQREPLYRQRARAYGL is encoded by the coding sequence ATGCGCCTGTTTTTCCTGTTGAGCCTGATCCTGCTTGTGCCGGCGCCGCCGGCGGCCGCGGCTGAAACACTGCGGCTGGTGATCAGCGACCAGGCGGGCATGCCCTACCTGACCGATACGGACAAGGCGGACGGTGGCCTGCCCGGCCTGGCGGTGGAGCTGGTGCAGTTGGCTGCCCAGGCCTGCGATATCACACTGAAGATAGACCGGTTGCCCAGCTTGCGTAGCCTGCAGGCGCTGCGCAACGGCACCGAGGACGCCATGCTGCTGTTGTCCTACAACCCGGAGCGCGCCGTCTACGCCCACTACCCGCTGCGTGACGGCCAGCCGGATGGGCGCTACCGGCTGGCCACGCTCAGCTACAGCTTCTTCGTGCAGCGCGGCAGCGGCATCAGCTGGGACGGCAAGCAGTTGCTGGGTTATGACGGCAAGGTGGGCACCGATCTTGGCTGGTCGGTGGTTCGGGATCTGGCGCAGCTGGGCATTCCGGTGGAAAACGCGGTGGGGGTGGAAACCAATCTGGCCAAGCTGCGCAAGGGGCGCATCAGGGTGTATGCCGCGCAGAACATCCTGGTGGATACCTACCTGAAGAACAGCGACGATATCGTGGCGCTGTCGCCGCCCATCGCTACCCGTGATTATTTCCTGCCCTTCAACCGGCTGTACGCGCAGTACCACCCGCAGGTGGTGCACTGCCTGTGGCAGCAGATCGCCAGCCAGCGCGAGCCGCTGTACCGGCAGCGGGCCAGAGCCTACGGCCTGTAG
- the argH gene encoding argininosuccinate lyase, protein MQDSHAWSGRFSEPVSELVKKYTASVNFDNRLAEFDIEGSLAHAAMLNKSGVLSDADLAAIRQGMSEIIADIRAGNFAWSVDLEDVHMNVERRLTDKIGDAGKRLHTGRSRNDQVATDIRLWLRAQIDLIVGLIAELQTSLLDLADANADTVMPGFTHLQVAQPVTFGHHMLAYVEMLGRDAERMTDCRKRVNRLPLGAAALAGTTFPIDRFYTAQLLGFDDVCHNSLDAVSDRDFAIEFTAAASLVMVHLSRLSEELILWMSPRVGFIDIADRFCTGSSIMPQKKNPDVPELVRGKSGRVVGHLIALVTLMKAQPLAYNKDNQEDKEPLFDTADTLIDTLRIYADMMRGITVKPAAMRAAVLQGFATATDLADYLVKKGMPFRDSHEVVALTVRHAELQGVDIADLSLDKLREFSTLIEQDVFTVLTPEGSLAQRDHVGGTAPNQVRAQIARHRARLAG, encoded by the coding sequence ATGCAAGACTCGCACGCCTGGTCCGGCCGCTTCTCCGAACCTGTTTCCGAACTGGTGAAGAAATACACCGCCTCCGTGAACTTCGATAACCGCCTGGCCGAGTTCGACATCGAAGGCTCGCTGGCGCATGCCGCCATGCTGAACAAGTCCGGCGTGCTGTCCGATGCCGACCTGGCGGCCATCCGCCAGGGCATGAGCGAGATCATCGCCGACATCCGCGCCGGCAACTTCGCCTGGAGCGTGGACCTGGAAGACGTGCACATGAACGTGGAGCGCCGCCTCACCGACAAGATCGGCGACGCCGGCAAGCGCCTGCACACCGGCCGCAGCCGCAACGACCAGGTAGCCACCGACATCCGCCTGTGGCTGCGCGCGCAGATCGACCTCATCGTCGGCCTGATCGCCGAGCTGCAGACCAGCCTGCTGGACCTGGCCGACGCCAACGCCGACACCGTGATGCCGGGCTTCACCCACCTGCAGGTAGCGCAGCCGGTGACCTTCGGCCACCACATGCTGGCCTACGTGGAAATGCTGGGCCGCGACGCCGAGCGCATGACCGACTGCCGCAAGCGGGTGAATCGCCTGCCGCTGGGCGCCGCCGCGCTGGCCGGCACCACCTTCCCCATCGACCGCTTCTACACCGCGCAGCTGCTGGGCTTCGACGACGTGTGCCACAACTCGCTGGACGCGGTATCCGACCGTGACTTCGCCATCGAATTCACCGCCGCCGCCAGCCTGGTGATGGTGCACCTGTCGCGCCTGTCGGAAGAGCTGATCCTGTGGATGAGCCCGCGCGTCGGCTTCATCGACATCGCCGACCGCTTCTGCACCGGCTCCTCCATCATGCCGCAGAAGAAGAACCCGGACGTGCCGGAGCTGGTACGCGGCAAATCCGGCCGCGTGGTGGGCCACCTGATCGCGCTGGTTACCCTGATGAAGGCACAGCCGCTGGCCTACAACAAGGACAACCAGGAAGACAAGGAACCGCTGTTCGATACCGCCGACACGCTGATCGACACCCTGCGCATCTACGCCGACATGATGCGCGGCATCACCGTGAAGCCGGCGGCAATGCGCGCCGCGGTGCTGCAGGGCTTTGCCACCGCCACAGATCTCGCCGACTACCTGGTGAAGAAGGGCATGCCGTTCCGCGACAGCCACGAAGTGGTGGCGCTGACCGTGCGCCATGCCGAGCTGCAGGGCGTGGACATCGCCGACCTGAGCCTGGACAAGCTGCGCGAGTTCAGCACGCTGATCGAGCAGGACGTGTTCACCGTGCTGACGCCGGAAGGCAGCCTGGCGCAGCGCGACCACGTGGGCGGCACCGCACCGAACCAGGTGCGCGCGCAGATTGCCCGCCACCGCGCCCGCCTCGCCGGCTGA
- a CDS encoding DNA translocase FtsK — protein MELFKMLHTLGQRVRDTLSMEEGDGVNEPAPAASDDTAPPATAKPRRNLVSEVLDELPPAPVATPAADTPQPEIITLPPRQPKPQPAPPPAPELISELPSQLPQYKHVAPPPSAEPLPVIGLAEVQHNLQRDLKRRSPRELPQPRSGKPSRDLPLIAPEEVRASLQQLHGERYRAPDAMLGTSEPAPSSLAAYYPPDPLPHFETPLPPDERERAASALFGPNSRFGNKEREQPADTAASEAAPEQDDSTAMHDAWDGSNETAAEAELPPATLAASTPDSIAAAQPLPASPLPGASISIDTRSPWQLRQQGNWTAKPATPQAARFSPPAVPAPAEVPAASSPADAAQPVSEPQEIAPPAVPAPTPPAAPLPAANPAAEAAPWDDAPRPSSWQQQPSSNGDIVWHVLDDDSAAAPDDEPAAAALRPASPLVWQVLDDDAAPDEGDAEDDTEDAHLGHDSSWQAAPQQLPLMPPPRHIPVVYGDVTLPSLELLRPAETHKAVQSEDYLIERGILIEERCAEFKVKVAVVDAYAGPVITRYEVEPAVGVRGSQVVNLSKDLSRALGLASIRVVETIPGKTCMGLELPNPQRQMIRLSEIFGADVFTQSASKLTMALGQDITGAPVVTDLAKAPHLLVAGTTGSGKSVGVNAMILSLLFKATPDEVRFIMIDPKMLELSVYNDIPHLLAPVVTDMKLAANALNWCVGEMEKRYRLMSHLGVRNIAGYNDKVRAAEAAGLRLTNPFTLTPETPEPLTTLPFIVVVVDEFADLMMVAGKKIEELIARLAQKARAAGIHLILATQRPSVDVITGLIKANIPTRVAFQVSSKIDSRTILDQMGAESLLGQGDMLFLPPGTGYPQRVHGAFVTDEEVHAVVEYLKQWGEPDYVEGLLTGESVADEEQLEAKGKAAAGSEADPLYDEAVEIVLRTRKASISSVQRQLRIGYNRAARLIEDMEAAGIVSAMESNGNRTVLVPQRDY, from the coding sequence ATGGAGCTGTTCAAAATGCTGCACACGCTGGGTCAGCGTGTGCGCGACACCCTGAGCATGGAGGAGGGCGACGGCGTGAACGAGCCCGCGCCCGCCGCCAGCGACGACACGGCGCCCCCCGCCACCGCCAAGCCACGCCGCAACCTGGTCAGCGAAGTGCTGGACGAGTTGCCGCCGGCGCCGGTAGCCACACCCGCTGCCGACACGCCGCAGCCGGAAATCATCACCCTGCCGCCACGGCAGCCCAAGCCGCAGCCGGCGCCGCCGCCCGCGCCGGAACTCATCAGCGAGCTGCCGAGCCAACTGCCGCAGTACAAGCACGTCGCCCCGCCGCCCAGCGCCGAGCCGCTGCCGGTGATCGGGCTGGCGGAGGTACAGCACAATCTGCAGCGCGACCTGAAACGCCGCAGCCCGCGCGAGCTGCCGCAGCCGCGCAGCGGCAAACCGTCGCGCGACCTGCCGCTGATTGCGCCGGAAGAAGTGCGCGCCAGCCTGCAGCAGCTGCACGGCGAGCGCTACCGCGCCCCGGACGCCATGCTGGGCACCAGCGAGCCGGCACCTTCCAGCCTGGCCGCCTACTACCCGCCGGACCCGCTGCCGCATTTCGAAACCCCGCTGCCGCCGGACGAGCGCGAACGTGCCGCCAGCGCACTGTTCGGCCCCAACTCGCGCTTTGGCAACAAGGAGCGCGAGCAGCCGGCCGACACCGCAGCCAGCGAGGCCGCGCCAGAGCAGGACGACAGCACCGCCATGCACGATGCGTGGGATGGCAGTAACGAAACGGCCGCCGAGGCCGAGCTGCCGCCGGCAACGTTGGCCGCAAGCACGCCAGACAGCATTGCGGCAGCCCAGCCGCTGCCAGCCAGCCCGCTGCCCGGCGCCAGCATCAGCATCGACACCCGCTCGCCGTGGCAACTGCGCCAGCAAGGCAACTGGACAGCCAAACCGGCCACGCCGCAGGCCGCCCGCTTCAGCCCGCCAGCCGTGCCGGCGCCAGCGGAAGTCCCGGCCGCCAGCAGCCCGGCGGATGCCGCCCAGCCGGTGAGTGAGCCGCAGGAAATCGCCCCGCCAGCAGTACCGGCGCCCACTCCGCCGGCAGCGCCGTTGCCTGCGGCCAACCCTGCGGCAGAAGCAGCGCCGTGGGACGACGCGCCGCGCCCGAGCAGCTGGCAGCAGCAGCCATCATCCAATGGCGACATCGTCTGGCATGTGCTGGATGACGACAGCGCCGCTGCGCCCGACGACGAGCCGGCAGCGGCAGCACTGCGCCCCGCCAGCCCCCTGGTGTGGCAGGTGCTGGACGACGATGCAGCCCCGGATGAAGGCGATGCCGAAGACGATACCGAAGATGCGCACCTTGGCCACGACAGCAGCTGGCAGGCCGCGCCGCAGCAACTGCCGCTGATGCCGCCGCCGCGCCACATCCCGGTGGTGTACGGCGACGTGACGCTGCCGTCGCTGGAGCTGCTGCGCCCGGCGGAGACGCACAAGGCGGTGCAGAGCGAGGACTACCTGATCGAACGCGGCATCCTGATCGAGGAGCGCTGCGCCGAATTCAAGGTAAAAGTGGCGGTGGTGGATGCCTACGCCGGCCCGGTGATCACCCGCTACGAGGTGGAACCGGCGGTGGGCGTGCGCGGCAGCCAGGTGGTGAACCTCAGCAAGGACCTGTCGCGCGCGCTGGGCCTGGCCTCCATCCGCGTGGTGGAAACCATCCCCGGCAAGACCTGCATGGGGCTGGAGCTGCCCAACCCGCAGCGGCAGATGATCCGCCTGTCGGAGATCTTCGGCGCCGACGTATTCACCCAGTCCGCCTCCAAGCTCACCATGGCGCTGGGGCAGGACATCACCGGCGCGCCGGTGGTGACGGACCTGGCCAAGGCGCCGCACCTGCTGGTGGCCGGCACCACCGGCTCCGGCAAGTCGGTGGGCGTCAACGCCATGATCCTGTCACTGCTGTTCAAGGCCACGCCGGACGAAGTGCGCTTCATCATGATCGACCCCAAGATGCTGGAGCTGTCGGTGTACAACGACATCCCGCACCTGCTGGCACCGGTGGTGACCGACATGAAGCTGGCCGCCAACGCGCTGAACTGGTGCGTGGGCGAGATGGAAAAGCGCTACCGGCTGATGAGCCACCTCGGCGTGCGCAACATCGCCGGCTACAACGACAAGGTGCGCGCCGCCGAAGCCGCCGGCCTGCGCCTGACCAACCCGTTCACGCTGACGCCGGAAACGCCGGAACCACTGACCACGCTGCCCTTCATCGTAGTGGTGGTGGATGAGTTCGCCGACCTGATGATGGTGGCCGGCAAGAAGATCGAGGAACTGATCGCGCGCCTGGCGCAGAAGGCACGCGCCGCCGGCATCCACCTGATCCTGGCCACCCAGCGGCCGTCGGTGGACGTGATCACCGGCCTGATCAAGGCCAACATCCCCACCCGCGTGGCGTTCCAGGTATCCAGCAAGATCGACAGCCGCACCATCCTCGACCAGATGGGCGCCGAAAGCCTGCTGGGCCAGGGCGACATGCTGTTCCTGCCGCCGGGCACCGGCTACCCGCAGCGCGTACACGGCGCCTTCGTGACCGACGAGGAAGTGCACGCAGTGGTGGAGTACCTGAAGCAGTGGGGCGAGCCGGACTACGTGGAAGGCCTGCTCACCGGCGAATCGGTGGCCGACGAGGAACAGCTGGAAGCCAAGGGCAAGGCGGCCGCCGGCAGCGAGGCCGACCCGCTGTACGACGAGGCGGTGGAAATCGTGCTGCGCACCCGCAAGGCATCGATCTCCTCGGTGCAGCGCCAGTTGCGCATCGGCTACAACCGCGCCGCACGGCTGATCGAGGACATGGAAGCCGCCGGCATCGTTTCGGCGATGGAAAGCAACGGCAACCGCACGGTGCTGGTACCGCAGCGGGATTACTGA
- a CDS encoding Lar family restriction alleviation protein has protein sequence MSDSNTTPQPCFKCGSPAELVKAGSRRFWVQCTRYAGQGNCSAIGPQADNKKEAIAGWNKLR, from the coding sequence ATGAGCGACAGCAACACCACCCCGCAACCCTGCTTCAAGTGCGGCTCGCCCGCCGAACTGGTCAAGGCAGGCTCGCGTCGCTTCTGGGTGCAATGCACGCGCTACGCCGGCCAGGGTAACTGCAGTGCCATCGGCCCGCAGGCCGACAACAAGAAAGAGGCCATCGCCGGCTGGAACAAGCTGCGCTGA